The region GAAACCGAATCCCAGTCCAAAGATTTGAAGAACGAATTTATGTAATCCGCCCTTTTCAAGCCGTAATCCAGCATGAACGCGTGCTCGAAAACGTCCATCACCAGGAGCGGAACTGCTCCGGAAAGATGACCCGCATCGTGCTCGTTAATCCAGCAGTTGAAGAGCCGGCTTGAATTAGAATCGTAATAAAGCACGACCCATCCTATGCCGCGCATCGCCCCTGTCGCGCGGAAATCCTTTTCCCAATTCTCGTAGGAGCCGAAATCCGCAGCCAGTTTTTTGTGCAGCTGGGAATCCGGTTCAATTTGCGAGCCACCTTTCTTCATGTTCCCGAAATAGAGCTCGTGCAATTTCATTCCGTTGAATTCCCATCCGAACCTCCTTTTGAGTTCCGCGTATTCAGGGGCTGCGGTTTTTCCCTCCCCAACCATTGCGGAAAGCGCATCCGCAAGCTTGTTCGTGTTTGCCACGTAGCCCTGGTAAAGGGTGAAATGGTTTTTCAGCAGCGGGTCGCTGAATCCTTCTGTCCCCAGAAGATGCTCGAAATTCTTCGGTTCAAATGCCATCAGATCACCTTTTCGAACTTTATATTTTGCCTATCAGGTCGAAGCTGGGCTTCAGGGCCTTTTTTCCAGGCTCCCATTTTGCCGGGCACACCTCGCCTGGGTTGCTTCGCACGTAAACCGCGGCCTCAAGCTTCCTGAGGAGCTCCCTGGCGTTCCGGCCGATGTTGTTGTCGTTCATCTCGAACGCCCTGAGGACGCCTTCGGGGTCGACTATGAAGCTTCCGCGCAGGGACAGCCCCTCGTCTTCCAGGTATGTGCCGAATTCCCTGCACAGCTTCCCAGTCGGGTCGGCGAGCATCGGGAACCGTATCTTCGCAATGGAGGGCGAATTGTCGTGCCACGCCTTGTGCACGAACGCAGTGTCCTTGCTCACGCTGAAAACCTCCGCGCCGAGTTTCCTGAATTCCTCGTAAATGTCAGCAGTATCCTCGAGCTCGGTCGGGCATACGAACGTGAAATCAGCCGGATAGAAGATGAAAACCATCCATTTTCCCCTGTAATCCGAGAATTTTACCTTTTTTATTTCGTCATTGTGGAACGCCTCCATCTCAAAATCAGGTATTTTCTGCCTTATAGAAACCATTGTGCCACCCATATCGGTATTGGATATAAGGAATGAGGCGCAACTTGAATAAGAGCTTTTCTGTCCGCGCCCTTTTCCAATGTCTTCGCAGCCTCAGAGATTTTCTCCAGTAATCATCTTATACGCCGCCAAATAGCGCTCCGAAGTCTTCTGCACTATTTCAGGGGGCAGCTTCGGGGCCGGCGGTTCCTTGTTCCAGGTGCTTTTCTCTAAATAATCGCGCAGGAACTGCTTGTCCATGCTTTCCAGGATTCCTTTGTCATATTGTTCCTTGAGCCAATAGCGAGATGAGTC is a window of Candidatus Micrarchaeia archaeon DNA encoding:
- a CDS encoding Fe-Mn family superoxide dismutase; the encoded protein is MAFEPKNFEHLLGTEGFSDPLLKNHFTLYQGYVANTNKLADALSAMVGEGKTAAPEYAELKRRFGWEFNGMKLHELYFGNMKKGGSQIEPDSQLHKKLAADFGSYENWEKDFRATGAMRGIGWVVLYYDSNSSRLFNCWINEHDAGHLSGAVPLLVMDVFEHAFMLDYGLKRADYINSFFKSLDWDSVSQRINAGV
- the ahpC gene encoding alkyl hydroperoxide reductase subunit C: MVSIRQKIPDFEMEAFHNDEIKKVKFSDYRGKWMVFIFYPADFTFVCPTELEDTADIYEEFRKLGAEVFSVSKDTAFVHKAWHDNSPSIAKIRFPMLADPTGKLCREFGTYLEDEGLSLRGSFIVDPEGVLRAFEMNDNNIGRNARELLRKLEAAVYVRSNPGEVCPAKWEPGKKALKPSFDLIGKI
- a CDS encoding phosphoribosylaminoimidazolesuccinocarboxamide synthase, which translates into the protein DSSRYWLKEQYDKGILESMDKQFLRDYLEKSTWNKEPPAPKLPPEIVQKTSERYLAAYKMITGENL